A genome region from Leifsonia sp. Root112D2 includes the following:
- a CDS encoding glycosyltransferase family 2 protein, whose protein sequence is MAHDTPENTLPGVSYVMPVLNEVAHVRAAVDSLLAQDYEGPIEVTLALGPSIDGTTELVAQLSAADPRISVVQNEIGSTPSGLNIAIRASSYPVVIRVDAHSELPSDYTRIAVETILATGADNVGGIMDAQGITPFERAVARAYGSRIGLGGTPLHLGGSEGPAETVYLGVFRRESLLDAGLFNEDIKRGQDWELNRRIRARGGTVWFTPRLKVTYRPRPNLGKLARQFFSTGIWRGELARRFPAANGIRYFAPPVMVLGVALGFLLGLVGVVQAAVGAAPWLLVGFAIPAIYLVIVIVSAIVVARAEGARAWLWFLIVLPCIHFCWGIGFVLGFLALTRNITEHVGR, encoded by the coding sequence ATGGCGCACGACACCCCTGAGAACACCCTGCCCGGTGTCTCATACGTCATGCCCGTGCTCAACGAGGTGGCCCACGTTCGCGCCGCAGTTGACAGCCTCCTCGCCCAGGATTACGAGGGACCCATCGAGGTCACGCTCGCCCTGGGGCCGAGCATCGACGGCACCACCGAACTCGTCGCGCAACTCTCCGCGGCCGACCCTCGCATCAGCGTCGTGCAGAACGAGATCGGTTCGACTCCATCCGGACTCAACATCGCCATCCGCGCCTCGAGCTACCCCGTCGTCATCCGTGTCGACGCGCATTCGGAACTGCCCTCTGACTACACGCGCATCGCCGTCGAGACGATTCTCGCCACCGGTGCCGACAACGTGGGCGGCATCATGGATGCCCAGGGCATCACCCCGTTCGAGCGCGCCGTCGCTCGCGCCTACGGCAGTCGCATCGGCCTCGGCGGCACCCCGCTGCACCTCGGCGGCTCCGAAGGGCCTGCCGAGACCGTGTACCTCGGTGTTTTCCGTCGCGAGAGCCTGCTGGATGCCGGACTCTTCAACGAGGACATCAAACGGGGGCAGGACTGGGAACTCAACCGTCGCATCCGGGCGCGCGGGGGAACCGTGTGGTTCACGCCCCGGCTGAAGGTCACCTATCGGCCGCGCCCGAATCTGGGCAAGCTGGCGCGGCAGTTCTTCTCGACGGGCATCTGGCGGGGCGAGCTTGCCCGGCGCTTTCCCGCCGCCAACGGCATCCGCTATTTCGCGCCACCCGTGATGGTGCTGGGGGTAGCGCTCGGCTTTCTGCTCGGCCTCGTCGGTGTGGTGCAGGCGGCGGTTGGGGCGGCACCGTGGCTGCTCGTCGGCTTCGCGATTCCCGCGATCTATCTCGTGATCGTGATCGTGTCGGCAATCGTTGTGGCACGCGCGGAGGGTGCGCGCGCCTGGCTCTGGTTTCTCATAGTCTTGCCCTGCATCCACTTTTGTTGGGGGATCGGCTTCGTGCTCGGCTTCCTCGCGCTCACGCGCAACATCACCGAGCACGTCGGAAGGTAG
- a CDS encoding CDP-alcohol phosphatidyltransferase family protein — protein MSQEPPLTHRPGGSAEGPNNTRPVSIAELKAVAQPPEVRGRRNAEHWTASLYLRRLSPYITWMLLKTRISANGVTGLMILVGWSTAAALLIPGIWGALVALVLGQLQMLVDCCDGEVARWRHTSSPAGVFLDKVGHYSTEALIPIALGIRAAAYPFETPADFLWTTLGFALALFIVLNKALNDMVHVARANAGLTKLADTHGESTPTHGAVARLRRIAHFVPFHRLYHSVELTMIAFAFAVVGLFIGNELANRILVSVLVPLALLALIGHFVAIMASKRVRS, from the coding sequence ATGTCGCAAGAACCTCCGCTGACGCACCGGCCCGGTGGCTCGGCTGAGGGGCCGAACAACACCAGGCCCGTCTCCATTGCCGAGCTCAAAGCGGTGGCCCAGCCGCCCGAGGTGCGCGGCCGCCGCAACGCCGAGCACTGGACAGCGTCACTGTATCTGCGCAGGCTGTCGCCGTACATCACCTGGATGCTTCTCAAGACGCGCATTTCCGCCAACGGTGTCACCGGCCTGATGATTCTCGTCGGCTGGTCCACGGCCGCTGCCCTCCTCATTCCTGGAATCTGGGGGGCGCTCGTCGCGCTCGTGCTCGGCCAGCTGCAGATGCTGGTGGACTGCTGCGACGGCGAGGTCGCCCGCTGGCGTCACACCTCGTCACCGGCCGGTGTCTTTCTCGACAAGGTGGGCCACTATTCCACCGAGGCGCTCATTCCGATTGCCCTGGGCATTCGGGCCGCCGCGTACCCGTTCGAGACACCGGCCGATTTTCTGTGGACAACGCTCGGATTCGCCCTCGCCCTCTTCATCGTGCTCAACAAGGCGCTCAACGACATGGTGCACGTTGCACGGGCGAATGCGGGGCTCACCAAGCTGGCGGACACGCATGGAGAGTCGACCCCAACGCATGGCGCCGTAGCCCGGCTGCGTCGCATCGCTCACTTCGTGCCGTTCCACCGGCTTTACCACTCGGTCGAACTCACGATGATCGCGTTTGCGTTCGCCGTGGTGGGTCTCTTCATCGGCAATGAGCTGGCGAACCGCATTCTCGTCTCGGTGCTTGTTCCGCTCGCGCTGCTCGCGCTGATCGGCCACTTCGTCGCAATCATGGCCTCGAAGCGTGTCCGCTCCTGA
- a CDS encoding glycosyltransferase family 2 protein has product MSAPDLPAALTAPTVGVVVLTQGKRADDLSRGIRSVLAQQGVSVDVVVVGNGWDPASADPALPAGVKTLYLQENLGIPAGRNRGVAHVEGAYIFFLDDDASVPEPSFLADAIATLQADPRIGLLQPRVVDPSGVTSPRRWVPRIRKGEATESGAVFSCWEGAVLLPRTVFDATGGWADPFFYAHEGIELAWRVWDQGRIAWYAGDLVANHPAIEPTRHAYYYRLNARNRVWLARRNLPAVLVPLYVGSWTGVQLLRWARRPAALKAWFGGWREGWRTDPGQRRPMRWRTVWRMTAAGRPPVV; this is encoded by the coding sequence GTGTCCGCTCCTGACCTTCCCGCAGCCCTCACCGCGCCCACTGTGGGCGTGGTGGTGCTCACCCAGGGCAAGCGGGCGGATGATCTCTCCCGCGGCATCCGCAGCGTGCTCGCCCAGCAGGGGGTGAGTGTCGACGTGGTGGTGGTCGGCAACGGCTGGGACCCGGCGAGCGCTGATCCCGCGCTGCCGGCCGGTGTGAAGACGTTGTACCTGCAGGAGAACCTCGGAATTCCCGCGGGGCGCAATCGCGGTGTCGCGCACGTTGAGGGCGCGTATATCTTCTTCCTCGACGACGACGCGAGCGTGCCGGAGCCGTCCTTCCTGGCCGACGCCATTGCGACGCTTCAGGCGGATCCGCGCATCGGACTGCTGCAGCCGCGCGTCGTCGACCCGAGCGGCGTCACCTCGCCGCGGCGCTGGGTGCCGCGCATCCGCAAGGGCGAGGCTACCGAGTCCGGTGCCGTGTTCTCCTGCTGGGAGGGTGCAGTGCTGCTGCCCCGCACCGTGTTCGATGCGACCGGGGGCTGGGCCGATCCGTTCTTCTACGCGCATGAGGGCATTGAGCTCGCGTGGCGTGTGTGGGACCAGGGGCGCATCGCCTGGTACGCAGGCGATCTCGTGGCGAATCATCCGGCCATCGAGCCGACCCGGCACGCGTATTACTACCGGTTGAATGCGCGCAATCGGGTGTGGCTGGCGCGTCGCAACCTGCCCGCGGTGCTGGTGCCGTTGTATGTCGGGTCGTGGACGGGTGTGCAGTTGCTGCGCTGGGCGCGGCGACCGGCGGCGCTGAAGGCGTGGTTCGGGGGCTGGCGTGAGGGGTGGCGCACAGATCCGGGGCAGCGGCGTCCGATGCGGTGGCGCACCGTGTGGCGCATGACGGCCGCGGGGCGTCCGCCGGTTGTTTAG
- a CDS encoding type II toxin-antitoxin system PemK/MazF family toxin, with protein MGRVAVGDIVTVSFPYSDGSGVKRRPALVLAEADERDVVLCQITSRRSSSPNPVPLRRTDLASGALPIDSFIRPEKLFTASRASLEHVVAAVSTEVLSAARSTAAALLSS; from the coding sequence ATGGGCCGGGTTGCAGTAGGCGATATCGTCACCGTGTCGTTCCCGTATTCAGACGGATCGGGAGTGAAGCGACGCCCTGCGCTCGTTCTCGCCGAGGCGGACGAACGCGATGTTGTTCTGTGCCAGATCACCTCTCGGCGATCTTCCAGCCCGAATCCGGTACCGCTGCGGCGCACCGATCTCGCGTCAGGCGCGTTGCCGATCGACAGCTTCATTCGACCGGAGAAGTTGTTCACGGCCAGCCGCGCATCTCTGGAACACGTGGTCGCCGCGGTCTCCACTGAGGTTCTGTCGGCGGCGCGTAGCACGGCAGCGGCGCTGCTCTCGAGCTAG
- a CDS encoding AbrB/MazE/SpoVT family DNA-binding domain-containing protein has translation MKAKIVRIGNSQGVRIPRALLESARLRGDIEMSIVDDGILLSPVFEPDSGLSLLFMSQSALSDWEKPEEDAAWAGLQ, from the coding sequence ATGAAGGCGAAGATCGTGCGGATAGGAAACTCGCAGGGCGTGCGGATACCCCGCGCCTTGCTTGAGAGCGCCAGGCTACGGGGCGACATCGAGATGAGCATTGTCGACGACGGCATTCTTCTCAGTCCGGTCTTCGAACCCGACTCGGGATTGTCGCTGCTCTTCATGAGCCAGAGCGCCCTGAGCGATTGGGAAAAGCCGGAGGAAGATGCGGCATGGGCCGGGTTGCAGTAG
- a CDS encoding HNH endonuclease signature motif containing protein: MNNPVALVEERGLAGAFRCGADVGQLTDDALLGEAAEAEREGRRIDARRVALAAEIAERSRKELGSAGLASRRGCRNANELLQRVTLVSAATAEKRMRLGRETRAQQSLVGLSMPARFPKVSEGLADGSLGVDAAAAIVRVLAPALGRSGIDELATAETELVASATGASDESPVAATADEVRVQAAVWHAFLDPDGAEPAEQKALRRRGLWVGRERDGITSFGGGLMGQAAAQLRRLLDTGLAPKTAPAFMSEEERRGIEAEKDPRTLDQQRHDVFASMLDFVARSGEVPTIGGQAPTLLVSVRAEDLRSGHGTGHLDGEPVPISMRAVKQFACTGGVQQVVFDNAGRIIELGSAQRCFTPQQRRAITLRDGGCLIPGCQIPAGWCEIHHVTPAASEGETHTDNGVLLCWFHHRTIETSRWQIRMIRGVPHIKAPPWIDPRSTWRRATKAPTALADAIHRRAG; encoded by the coding sequence ATGAACAACCCCGTCGCACTCGTAGAGGAACGCGGCCTCGCCGGTGCTTTTCGGTGCGGAGCAGACGTGGGCCAACTCACCGACGATGCCCTTCTGGGTGAGGCCGCCGAGGCCGAGCGGGAGGGCCGTCGAATCGACGCCCGCCGAGTTGCTCTCGCGGCGGAGATCGCAGAACGATCTCGCAAAGAACTGGGCAGCGCCGGTCTTGCCTCCCGAAGGGGTTGCCGTAACGCCAACGAGCTTCTGCAGCGTGTCACGCTGGTCTCGGCGGCAACCGCGGAGAAACGCATGCGGCTGGGGCGTGAGACCCGCGCTCAACAGAGCCTGGTCGGGTTGTCGATGCCGGCGCGGTTCCCGAAGGTCTCTGAGGGCCTCGCCGACGGCTCGCTCGGGGTCGACGCCGCAGCGGCGATCGTGCGAGTGCTGGCGCCCGCCCTGGGGCGTTCCGGCATCGACGAGCTCGCGACGGCCGAGACCGAGCTTGTTGCATCCGCGACCGGCGCATCCGACGAATCGCCTGTCGCGGCCACCGCCGATGAAGTGCGGGTGCAGGCGGCGGTGTGGCACGCCTTCCTCGATCCAGACGGGGCAGAACCGGCCGAGCAGAAGGCGCTGCGTCGCCGCGGTCTGTGGGTCGGGCGCGAGCGAGACGGAATCACCTCATTCGGCGGTGGGCTGATGGGTCAGGCTGCGGCGCAGTTGCGCCGCCTGCTCGACACTGGCCTTGCCCCCAAGACCGCGCCGGCATTCATGAGTGAAGAAGAGCGCCGCGGCATCGAGGCCGAGAAAGATCCTCGCACTCTCGACCAGCAACGTCACGACGTCTTCGCCTCCATGCTCGATTTCGTTGCCCGCAGCGGTGAGGTGCCGACGATCGGCGGGCAAGCCCCGACGCTACTCGTCAGCGTGCGCGCCGAAGACCTGCGCAGCGGTCATGGCACAGGTCACCTCGACGGCGAGCCGGTACCGATCTCCATGCGCGCCGTGAAGCAGTTCGCCTGCACCGGCGGCGTGCAGCAGGTGGTTTTCGACAACGCCGGGCGCATCATCGAACTCGGTTCCGCGCAGCGCTGCTTCACCCCACAGCAGCGCCGGGCAATCACACTGCGCGACGGCGGATGCCTCATTCCCGGCTGTCAGATCCCCGCCGGCTGGTGCGAGATCCACCACGTCACTCCCGCCGCGAGCGAGGGCGAAACTCACACAGACAACGGTGTTCTCCTGTGCTGGTTCCACCATCGCACCATCGAGACCTCCCGATGGCAGATCCGTATGATCCGCGGCGTGCCCCACATCAAGGCACCGCCCTGGATCGATCCGCGCTCCACCTGGCGCCGCGCCACCAAGGCGCCCACCGCGCTCGCCGACGCCATCCACCGCCGCGCCGGCTGA